One part of the Humulus lupulus chromosome 9, drHumLupu1.1, whole genome shotgun sequence genome encodes these proteins:
- the LOC133802575 gene encoding L-type lectin-domain containing receptor kinase IV.1-like yields MISKILILLLLLSITVTVTVTVAASSSFIFNGFRSRDLELDGLAEITSNGVLRLTNDTHQKTGHAFFPKPVTFKVTPNGTVSSFSTIFAFTIISDIPNLGGHGIVFVIAPTSRGLTGARQSQYLGLFNESTIKDNAANKVVGVEFDTVCNAELADIDGNHVGIDINDLRSVQAKSASYFDEKKGRFENLSLISGKPMKVWMEYEAVKKQMNVTLAPAKAVKPRKPLLSLNKDLSPFIKDTMYIGFSSSTGTLMSNHYVLGWSFEINGEAQELDFSKLPKPPRVGPKPKSKLLTIGLPVICSSLVALVISSLVYFVRRKRKFAELIEDWELQYGPQRYKFKDLYIATKGFQNSDLLGTGGFGRVYKGVLPSKTEIAVKRISHESRQGMKEFVAEITSLGRLRHRNVLSLLGYCRRKGELLLVYDYMPNGSLDKYLYDNPKMTLNWNQRFWVIKGVASGLCYLHHEWEQVVIHRDVKASNVLLDDELNGRLGDFGLARMYEHESNPQTTQVVGTLGYLAPEHARTGKATTSSDVFAFGAFLLEVACGRRPIEGRGTRTEEMILVDWVFSCWSKGRIIEAMDSNLLESNSNVIEEEVELVLNLELFCSLSEPEVRPSMRQVVSFLERDVPLPDFSTMGLTAAGLTFAHKEGFDDFAVSYPSSTAYYTQASSYSTAESLVSGGRWDVFES; encoded by the coding sequence ATGATTTCTAAGATTCTGATATTGCTTCTCTTGCTATCCATAACCGTGACAGTAACAGTAACAGTAGCAGCATCTTCATCTTTCATCTTCAATGGATTCCGTTCAAGAGACCTGGAGCTCGACGGCTTAGCTGAAATAACATCCAATGGCGTCCTGAGGCTGACAAACGACACACATCAGAAAACGGGTCATGCTTTCTTTCCCAAACCAGTCACCTTCAAGGTCACCCCAAACGGCACCGTTTCTTCCTTCTCCACCATATTCGCCTTCACCATCATATCGGACATCCCGAACCTGGGCGGCCACGGCATCGTTTTCGTCATTGCTCCAACGAGCAGAGGTCTAACCGGAGCTCGTCAGAGCCAGTACCTTGGCCTTTTCAACGAGTCCACCATTAAAGACAACGCCGCCAACAAAGTCGTCGGCGTCGAGTTCGATACGGTCTGCAACGCTGAGTTGGCAGACATCGACGGCAACCATGTGGGGATTGACATTAATGATTTAAGATCGGTTCAAGCTAAATCGGCGAGTTATTTCGACGAAAAAAAAGGAAGGTTTGAGAACTTATCTCTTATAAGTGGTAAACCAATGAAAGTATGGATGGAATATGAAGCTGTTAAGAAGCAGATGAACGTCACTTTAGCCCCGGCCAAAGCTGTTAAACCCCGAAAACCGCTTTTATCTTTGAACAAAGATCTTTCACCGTTCATAAAGGACACCATGTATATAGGTTTTTCTTCCTCAACTGGGACTCTTATGAGTAATCACTATGTTCTGGGTTGGAGTTTTGAGATTAATGGCGAAGCTCAAGAGCTTGACTTCTCCAAACTCCCGAAGCCTCCTCGAGTCGGACCTAAACCAAAATCCAAGCTTTTGACCATTGGGTTACCGGTTATTTGTTCGAGCTTGGTGGCTCTAGTGATCTCGAGTTTAGTTTATTTCGTTAGAAGAAAGAGAAAATTTGCAGAACTAATTGAAGATTGGGAGCTCCAATATGGACCCCAAAGGTATAAATTCAAAGATTTGTATATAGCCACGAAGGGTTTCCAGAACAGCGATTTATTGGGTACTGGAGGATTTGGTAGAGTCTATaaaggagtattaccctccaaaACGGAGATCGCTGTGAAAAGAATCTCTCACGAATCAAGACAAGGTATGAAAGAATTCGTGGCTGAAATCACCAGTCTCGGTCGACTCCGGCATCGGAACGTGTTATCCCTTTTGGGCTATTGTCGCCGGAAAGGTGAGCTTCTTTTAGTCTACGATTACATGCCCAATGGCAGCCTAGACAAGTACCTATACGACAACCCAAAAATGACACTAAATTGGAACCAAAGATTTTGGGTCATAAAGGGAGTTGCCTCAGGTCTATGCTACCTCCACCATGAATGGGAACAAGTCGTCATCCACCGTGACGTGAAAGCCAGTAACGTACTACTTGACGACGAGTTAAACGGCCGGTTAGGAGACTTCGGCTTAGCTAGAATGTACGAACATGAAAGCAATCCACAGACAACCCAAGTCGTTGGCACACTCGGGTACCTCGCCCCGGAACATGCCCGAACCGGGAAGGCCACAACGAGCTCTGACGTCTTTGCATTCGGAGCTTTTCTGCTCGAAGTGGCATGCGGACGACGACCCATTGAAGGGAGAGGGACGAGGACGGAGGAGATGATTTTGGTGGACTGGGTTTTCTCTTGTTGGAGCAAAGGAAGAATTATTGAGGCCATGGATTCGAATCTGTTAGAATCAAATTCTAACGTTATAGAGGAGGAAGTGGAGTTAGTATTAAATCTGGAGTTGTTTTGTTCACTTTCAGAACCGGAGGTGAGACCGAGCATGAGGCAAGTGGTTTCGTTTTTGGAGAGAGATGTACCGCTGCCAGACTTTTCAACGATGGGGCTAACGGCGGCAGGCTTAACATTCGCGCATAAAGAAGGGTTTGATGATTTTGCGGTGTCGTATCCGTCGTCTACTGCGTATTACACTCAGGCGTCATCGTATTCTACGGCTGAGTCCCTCGTCTCTGGTGGTCGATGGGATGTCTTTGAATCATAA
- the LOC133800387 gene encoding polyadenylate-binding protein-interacting protein 3-like: MNMQPAVHSKSSANGFGRRRGESDVGTRLENRSQSGKSNSNNRLTSTGSKTGGHGSPSHDRLVYITTCFVGQHVDVHVQNGSIYSRIFHAANEKDFGIILKMARLTKDGSSRGQKSPAESVSKPPAKTLIIPSKKLVQVIAKDVSVTSEGFLDEAQCEKQQELMIDSVISQSRHVELERELEPWVPDEDDPQCPELENIFDGHWNRGWDQFTVNEALFGVKSTFDEEPYTTKLERGPKTRELEKEAQRIAREIEGEDTRDLHLAEERGFQLSGNLDIDEETRFSSVYHGKIADDSGYDEDVLVDSHNNDTFGDSSTSGIYSSADWNKGKSNDVARASSSSCAMDQAQSLHSSVGVDLSRSGSYDHAGQLASEPPFKSSSATTSESRILDNQLCEHGGSVKEYSEKQATFALDGETDLKTRFIPSACMGIDLEVLHKIKGVIECPVPDKDIRRFDANLRLFPPFIDNDLCPLTIKNTILQSCYLRNTEWACGVAVYTGNETKLGMSRGIPEPKLTAMDAMIDKLTGAIFVFQIFVVMVHLISSLMQHLIVGSCFVKFATTIEADKAIAALNNQHFFPREQMPITVKYAGKPDRERERHGIFLIFEAVPFELPLVVASSQFLGIRCHVGNNFCLAHNFIYVILMKCLMQPLPTGSSSREVAYNIPRAAVPANPQMPELPECDWSEHTCPDGHKYYYNCVTRERLWDKPKEYGLFEEQLKNERQQQTIAHKLQSSSLVLSKQQPAQTQEIHCQTHVDHQNLQLEKPALSAPVHITVFFIFHFQ; the protein is encoded by the exons ATGAATATGCAACCGGCTGTCCATTCCAAATCATCTGCCAATGGATTTGGCCGTCGCAGAGGCGAAAGCGATGTGGGGACCAGGCTGGAGAACAGGTCACAGAGTGGGAAGTCAAATTCCAATAACAGATTAACATCTACTG GGAGCAAAACTGGTGGCCATGGGAGTCCTTCGCATGATCGCTTAGTATATATAACTACTTGTTTCGTTGGTCAGCATGTGGATGTCCATGTGCAAAATGGATCCATATATTCTAGAATATTTCATGCAGCAAACGAAAAAGATTTTG GAATTATATTGAAGATGGCTCGCTTGACAAAAGATGGTAGCTCTCGAGGACAAAAGTCTCCCGCGGAGTCAGTTAGCAAGCCTCCCGCAAAGACATTGATTATACCTTCTAAAAAACTTGTGCAAGTTATAGCAAAG GATGTTTCTGTTACAAGTGAGGGGTTTTTAGATGAGGCTCAATGTGAAAAACAGCAAGAACTTATGATAGATTCTGTCATATCGCAATCTCGCCATGTTGAGTTGGAGAGAGAACTTGAGCCATGGGTCCCTGACGAAGATGATCCGCAATGCCCTGAATTAGAGAATATTTTTGATGGCCATTGGAATAG GGGATGGGACCAGTTTACAGTAAATGAAGCATTGTTTGGAGTTAAAAGCACATTTGATGAGGAACCTTACACCACAAAGCTTGAGAGAGGTCCTAAGACTCGAGAGTTGGAAAAGGAAGCTCAAAGAATTGCAAGAGAAATTGAGGGTGAGGACACTCGTGATCTTCATTTAGCAGAG GAAAGAGGCTTTCAACTCAGTGGCAATTTAGATATTGATGAGGAGACAAGATTCTCTTCTGTCTATCATGGTAAGATAGCTGATGACAGTGGTTATGATGAGGACGTATTGGTGGATTCACATAATAATGATACCTTTGGAGATTCCTCTACCTCTGGAATTTATAGTTCAGCTGACTGGAACAAAGGAAAAAGTAATGATGTGGCTCGAGCTTCATCAAGTTCTTGTGCTATG GATCAAGCACAGTCTTTGCATTCAAGTGTTGGTGTGGATTTAAGCAGGTCTGGTTCCTATGATCATGCTGGGCAGCTGGCATCAGAACCACCTTTTAAAAGCTCTTCCGCTACAACCAGTGAAAGCAG GATCTTGGATAATCAACTTTGCGAACATGGAGGGAGTGTGAAAGAGTATTCAGAAAAACAGGCT ACTTTTGCTCTAGATGGTGAAACTGATCTAAAGACCAGGTTTATTCCCTCAGCTTGCATGGGGATTGATCTAGAAGTCTTGCACAAAATCAAG GGTGTGATTGAGTGCCCTGTTCCTGACAAGGACATTAGAAGATTTGATGCAAATTTACGGTTGTTTCCTCCTTTTATTGATAACGATCTGTGCCCATTAACCATTAAAAACACAATTCTTCAGTCATGTTACTTGCGGAATACCGAATGGGCATGTGGAGTAGCTGTTTATACAG GCAATGAAACCAAGTTGGGTATGAGTAGGGGCATACCTGAACCAAAGCTTACAGCTATGGATGCTATGATTGACAAGTTGACTGGAGCtatatttgtttttcaaattttcgttgttatggttcatttaatctctTCCTTGATGCAACATCTGATTGTTG GAAGCTGTTTTGTGAAATTTGCAACAACTATTGAAGCCGACAAGGCCATCGCAGCTCTAAACAATCAACATTTTTTTCCTAGG GAACAAATGCCTATTACGGTTAAGTATGCAGGCAAGCCAGACAGAGAAAGAGAACGTCATGGTATATTTCTGATCTTCGAGGCAGTGCCTTTTGAACTCCCTCTTGTAGTTGCATCTAGTCAATTTCTAGGCATCAGATGTCACGTTGGCAACAACTTTTGTCTAGCTCAT aaCTTTATCTATGTTATCTTAATGAAATGTTTAATGCAGCCTCTACCAACTGGAAGCAGTTCTCGGGAAGTTGCTTACAATATTCCCAGAGCTGCAGTGCCTGCAAATCCTCAGATGCCTGAACTTCCAGAATGTGATTGGAGTGAGCATACCTGCCCTGATGGGCATAAGTATTATTATAATTGTGTCACTCGTGAAAGGTTG TGGGACAAGCCCAAGGAATATGGTTTGTTTGAGGAACAGTTAAAGAATGAGAGACAGCAGCAAACTATTGCCCACAAGCTTCAGTCTTCTTCCTTGGTTCTCTCTAAACAGCAACCTGCTCAAACACAAGAAATTCATTGCCAAACTCATGTTGACCATCAAAATCTCCAACTAGAAAAACCTGCTCTATCTGCGCCGGTGCATATTACTGTTTTCTTTATCTTCCATTTTCAGTAA